The proteins below are encoded in one region of Thioalkalivibrio sp. K90mix:
- a CDS encoding ribonucleotide-diphosphate reductase subunit beta has product MLSWDDPIAAIKGEGQKEPAVRPGMGFQENEALMSTAGAAPSVSPEPENAGQPLAEPNEDALTGTGLEDLEMGAERIRVDDKKIINCHADLNQLVPFKYKWAWQKYLDGCANHWMPQEINMNADIALWKDPNGLTEDERTIVKRNLGFFSTADSLVANNLVLAVYRHITNPECRQYLLRQAFEEALHTHAYQYCVESLGLDEGEIFNMYREVPSVATKAEWALPFTKHLADPNFRTGTPEADQKLLRELIAFYVVFEGIFFYVGFVQILSMGRRNKMTGVAEQFQYILRDESMHMNFGIDVINQIKVENPHLWTEEFKNEMRTLISDAVELEAQYARDTMPRGVLGMNAQMFEEYLHFIANRRCAQIGLAEMYPGADNPFPWMSEVLDLKKEKNFFETRVTEYQTGGALSWD; this is encoded by the coding sequence ATGCTTTCCTGGGACGATCCGATCGCAGCCATCAAAGGCGAAGGCCAGAAAGAACCCGCCGTCCGCCCCGGCATGGGCTTTCAGGAGAACGAAGCCCTGATGAGCACCGCCGGCGCCGCGCCCAGCGTCTCGCCGGAGCCGGAAAACGCCGGCCAGCCGCTGGCCGAGCCGAATGAAGACGCCCTGACCGGCACCGGTTTGGAAGACCTCGAGATGGGTGCCGAGCGCATCCGCGTGGATGACAAGAAGATCATCAACTGCCACGCGGACCTCAACCAGCTCGTGCCCTTCAAGTACAAGTGGGCCTGGCAGAAGTACCTGGACGGCTGCGCCAACCACTGGATGCCGCAGGAAATCAACATGAACGCGGACATCGCCCTGTGGAAGGACCCGAATGGTCTGACCGAGGACGAGCGCACCATCGTCAAGCGCAACCTCGGCTTCTTCTCCACCGCCGACTCGCTGGTGGCGAACAACCTGGTGCTGGCCGTGTACCGTCACATCACCAACCCCGAGTGCCGCCAGTACCTGCTGCGCCAGGCCTTCGAGGAGGCGCTGCACACCCACGCCTACCAGTACTGCGTGGAGTCCCTGGGCCTGGACGAGGGCGAGATCTTCAACATGTACCGCGAGGTGCCCTCCGTGGCCACCAAGGCGGAGTGGGCGCTGCCGTTCACCAAGCACCTGGCGGACCCGAACTTCCGCACCGGCACGCCGGAGGCGGACCAGAAGCTGCTGCGCGAGCTGATCGCCTTCTACGTCGTGTTCGAGGGCATCTTCTTCTACGTCGGCTTCGTGCAGATCCTCTCCATGGGCCGGCGCAACAAGATGACCGGCGTCGCCGAGCAGTTCCAGTACATCCTGCGCGACGAGTCCATGCACATGAACTTCGGCATCGACGTGATCAACCAGATCAAGGTCGAGAACCCGCACCTGTGGACCGAAGAGTTCAAGAACGAGATGCGCACCCTGATCTCGGATGCCGTGGAGCTGGAGGCGCAGTACGCGCGCGACACCATGCCCCGCGGCGTGCTCGGCATGAACGCGCAGATGTTCGAGGAATACCTGCACTTCATCGCTAACCGTCGCTGCGCGCAGATCGGCCTGGCCGAGATGTACCCGGGTGCCGACAACCCGTTCCCGTGGATGAGCGAGGTGCTGGATCTGAAGAAGGAGAAGAACTTCTTTGAGACGCGGGTTACGGAGTATCAGACGGGTGGGGCGTTGAGCTGGGATTGA
- a CDS encoding ribonucleoside-diphosphate reductase subunit alpha, which yields MYSDTQTAEAQEGIQYPPQAEPSAEVLATSPGQHQVIRRNGKVTGFDASKIEVAVTKAFLAVEGGNAAASRRIHEVSKEVAGQVVDSLFRRAGTQGMTVHIEDIQDQVELALMRGGHHKVARAYVIYREQQAQKRAAEAAEQSPEEQEAAAALNVTRADGTQAPLDEARLQAVVAEACDGIEHVDGEKILTEARRNLFDGVAEKDVATALVMAARVMIEKEPNYSEVTARLLMDALRREALSFVHGRPEEATQAQLAERYAEYFGAYIRRAADLELVDSELTRYDLDKLGAAIKPERDLQFTYLGLQTLYDRYFIHSDGTRFELPQAFFMRVAMGLAINEIDREARAIEFYNLLSSFDFMSSTPTLFNSGTLRPQLSSCYLTSVPDDLDGIYSAIRDNALLSKFAGGLGNDWTRVRGMGAHIKGTNGKSQGVVPFLKVANDTAVAVNQGGKRKGAVCAYLETWHIDVEEFIELRKNTGDDRRRTHDMNSANWIPDLFMKRVAEDGDWTLFSPNETPDLHDLVGTDFEKRYCEYEEKAARGELRVHKTMKAVDLWRKMLGMLFETGHPWMTFKDPCNLRSPQQHTGVVHSSNLCTEITLNTSDDEIAVCNLGSINLAAHINEAGELDQDKLEQTVNTAMRMLDNVIDYNYYSVPQARRSNLRHRPVGLGIMGFQDALYKLRMPYASEAAVEFADTSMEAVSYYAIKASTDLAEERGRYESFPGSLWSQGILPIDSVEKLAETRGDYLQMDTTQRLEWDKLRKRVKKVGMRNSNTMAIAPTATISNICGVSQSIEPTYQNLFVKSNLSGEFTVINPYLVRDLKDRELWDEVMVNDLKYYDGSVQPLDRVPDDLKALYATAFELDTRWLVEAASRRQKWIDQAQSLNLYMAEPSGPKLDALYKLAWVRGLKTTYYLRSMGATHVEKSTVADSSRANKLNAVSGGQQASEPEAPKACSILDPDCEACQ from the coding sequence ATGTACAGCGACACCCAGACCGCCGAAGCCCAAGAGGGCATCCAGTACCCGCCGCAGGCCGAACCGTCGGCCGAGGTCCTGGCGACCAGCCCGGGCCAGCACCAGGTGATTCGCCGCAATGGCAAGGTCACCGGCTTCGATGCCTCCAAGATCGAGGTCGCGGTGACCAAGGCCTTCCTCGCGGTGGAGGGCGGCAATGCCGCGGCCAGCCGCCGCATCCACGAGGTGTCGAAGGAAGTCGCCGGGCAGGTGGTGGACAGCCTGTTCCGCCGCGCCGGCACCCAGGGCATGACGGTGCACATCGAGGATATCCAGGACCAGGTGGAACTGGCCCTGATGCGCGGCGGCCACCACAAGGTCGCGCGGGCCTACGTGATCTACCGCGAGCAGCAGGCGCAGAAGCGTGCCGCCGAGGCCGCCGAACAATCCCCGGAAGAGCAGGAAGCGGCCGCCGCGCTGAACGTGACCCGCGCCGACGGCACCCAGGCCCCGCTGGACGAGGCGCGTCTGCAGGCGGTCGTCGCCGAGGCCTGTGACGGCATCGAGCACGTGGACGGCGAGAAGATCCTGACCGAGGCGCGCCGCAACCTGTTCGACGGCGTCGCCGAGAAGGATGTGGCCACCGCGCTGGTGATGGCCGCCCGCGTGATGATCGAGAAGGAGCCGAACTACTCCGAGGTCACCGCCCGGCTGCTGATGGACGCCCTGCGCCGCGAGGCCCTGAGCTTCGTGCACGGCCGCCCGGAAGAGGCCACCCAGGCCCAGCTGGCCGAGCGCTACGCCGAGTACTTCGGTGCCTACATCCGCCGCGCCGCCGATCTGGAGCTGGTCGACAGCGAGCTGACCCGCTACGACCTCGACAAGCTGGGCGCGGCGATCAAGCCCGAGCGCGACCTGCAGTTCACCTACTTGGGATTGCAGACCCTGTACGACCGCTACTTCATCCACTCGGACGGCACCCGCTTCGAGCTGCCGCAGGCGTTCTTCATGCGCGTGGCCATGGGTCTGGCGATCAACGAGATCGACCGCGAGGCGCGTGCGATCGAGTTCTACAACCTGCTGAGCTCGTTCGACTTCATGAGCTCCACGCCGACCCTGTTCAACTCCGGCACCCTGCGCCCGCAGCTGTCCAGCTGCTACCTGACCAGCGTCCCGGATGACCTCGACGGCATCTACAGCGCGATCCGCGACAACGCGCTGCTGTCCAAGTTTGCCGGCGGCCTGGGCAACGACTGGACCCGCGTGCGCGGCATGGGCGCCCACATCAAGGGCACCAACGGCAAGTCGCAGGGCGTGGTCCCGTTCCTCAAGGTCGCCAACGACACCGCGGTGGCGGTGAACCAGGGCGGCAAGCGCAAGGGTGCGGTGTGCGCCTACCTCGAGACCTGGCACATCGATGTCGAGGAATTCATCGAGCTGCGCAAGAACACCGGCGACGACCGCCGCCGCACCCACGACATGAACAGCGCCAACTGGATCCCGGACCTGTTCATGAAGCGCGTGGCCGAGGACGGCGACTGGACCCTGTTCTCCCCGAACGAGACCCCGGACCTGCACGACCTCGTCGGCACCGACTTCGAGAAGCGCTACTGCGAGTACGAAGAGAAGGCCGCGCGCGGCGAGCTGCGCGTGCACAAGACCATGAAGGCCGTCGACCTGTGGCGGAAGATGCTCGGCATGCTGTTCGAGACCGGCCATCCATGGATGACCTTCAAGGACCCGTGCAACCTGCGTAGCCCGCAGCAACACACCGGCGTGGTCCACAGCTCGAATCTGTGCACCGAGATCACCCTGAACACCTCGGACGACGAGATCGCGGTGTGCAACCTGGGCTCGATCAACCTGGCCGCGCATATCAACGAGGCCGGCGAGCTGGACCAGGACAAGCTCGAGCAGACCGTGAACACGGCCATGCGCATGCTCGACAACGTGATCGACTACAACTACTACTCCGTGCCGCAGGCGCGGCGCTCCAACCTGCGCCACCGCCCGGTGGGGCTGGGGATCATGGGGTTCCAGGATGCGCTGTACAAGCTGCGCATGCCGTATGCCTCCGAGGCCGCCGTGGAGTTCGCCGATACCTCCATGGAGGCGGTGTCCTACTACGCGATCAAGGCCTCGACCGACCTGGCCGAGGAGCGCGGGCGCTACGAGAGCTTCCCCGGCAGCCTGTGGAGCCAGGGCATCCTGCCGATCGACTCGGTCGAAAAGCTGGCCGAGACCCGCGGCGACTACCTGCAGATGGACACCACCCAGCGCCTGGAGTGGGACAAGCTGCGCAAGCGGGTGAAGAAGGTCGGCATGCGCAACTCCAACACCATGGCGATCGCGCCGACCGCGACCATCTCCAACATCTGTGGCGTGTCGCAGTCGATCGAGCCGACCTACCAGAACCTGTTCGTCAAATCGAACCTGTCCGGCGAGTTCACCGTAATCAACCCGTACCTGGTGCGCGACCTGAAAGACCGCGAGCTGTGGGACGAGGTGATGGTCAACGACCTCAAGTACTACGACGGCTCGGTGCAGCCGCTGGACCGCGTGCCGGACGACCTCAAGGCCCTGTACGCCACCGCGTTCGAGCTGGACACCCGCTGGCTGGTCGAGGCCGCCTCGCGCCGGCAGAAGTGGATCGACCAGGCCCAGAGCCTGAACCTGTACATGGCCGAGCCCTCCGGGCCCAAGCTGGACGCCCTGTACAAGCTGGCCTGGGTGCGCGGACTGAAGACCACCTACTACCTGCGCTCCATGGGCGCGACCCACGTGGAAAAGAGCACCGTGGCCGACTCCTCGCGCGCCAACAAGCTGAACGCCGTCTCCGGCGGCCAGCAGGCGTCCGAGCCCGAAGCGCCCAAGGCGTGCTCCATCCTCGACCCGGACTGCGAGGCCTGCCAGTAA
- the trxB gene encoding thioredoxin-disulfide reductase, with the protein MSDAKDPSDKKSKKADKKDMPKAAVATGAVQAAAGAVSLSGAGEPSSKEKKGGDEKKPRHCPLLILGSGPAGWTAAVYAARANLNPVVITGLEQGGQLMTTTDVDNWPGDNDGVQGPELMQRMQKHAERFDTEVIFDHIHTVHLKDKPYRLVGDAGEYTCDALIICTGASAQYLGLESEQAFMGKGVSACATCDGFFYRNQKVAVIGGGNTAVEEALYLSNIASEVVLVHRRDALRAEKILQDKLFEKEKNGNVTIEWNHTLDEILGDDSGVTGMRIKHAQSGETKDVELMGVFIAIGHKPNTDIFQGQLDMEGGYIKVQSGLEGNATATSVPGVFAAGDVMDHVYRQAVTSAGTGCMAALDAEKYLEENG; encoded by the coding sequence ATGAGCGACGCCAAGGACCCATCCGACAAGAAGAGCAAGAAGGCCGATAAGAAGGACATGCCCAAGGCCGCCGTCGCCACCGGGGCCGTTCAGGCCGCCGCTGGCGCCGTCTCGCTCTCCGGTGCCGGCGAGCCCTCTTCCAAGGAAAAAAAGGGTGGCGACGAGAAGAAACCGCGCCACTGCCCGCTACTGATCCTGGGTTCCGGCCCCGCCGGCTGGACCGCGGCCGTCTACGCTGCACGCGCCAACCTGAACCCGGTGGTGATCACGGGTCTGGAACAAGGCGGCCAGCTGATGACCACCACCGACGTGGACAACTGGCCGGGCGACAACGACGGCGTGCAGGGTCCTGAGCTTATGCAACGCATGCAAAAGCATGCAGAACGCTTTGACACCGAGGTGATCTTTGATCACATCCATACGGTGCATCTGAAGGACAAGCCCTACCGCCTGGTCGGCGATGCCGGCGAGTACACCTGTGACGCGCTGATCATCTGCACCGGAGCCTCCGCCCAGTATCTCGGGCTGGAATCCGAACAGGCATTCATGGGCAAGGGTGTGTCCGCCTGTGCTACCTGCGACGGCTTTTTCTACCGCAACCAGAAGGTCGCGGTGATCGGCGGCGGCAATACCGCGGTCGAGGAGGCCCTGTACCTGTCCAACATCGCCTCCGAGGTCGTGCTGGTACACCGCCGCGATGCGCTGCGCGCGGAGAAGATCCTGCAGGACAAGCTGTTCGAGAAAGAGAAGAACGGCAACGTCACGATCGAGTGGAACCACACCCTGGACGAGATCCTGGGCGACGACTCCGGCGTGACCGGCATGCGCATCAAGCATGCGCAAAGCGGCGAGACGAAGGACGTCGAGCTGATGGGCGTGTTCATCGCCATCGGCCACAAGCCGAACACCGACATCTTTCAGGGTCAGCTGGACATGGAAGGCGGCTATATCAAGGTACAAAGCGGGCTGGAAGGCAACGCTACCGCGACCTCCGTGCCGGGCGTGTTCGCCGCCGGCGACGTGATGGACCATGTCTACCGCCAGGCGGTGACCTCTGCCGGCACCGGCTGCATGGCCGCACTGGACGCGGAGAAATACCTCGAAGAGAACGGCTGA